In Primulina eburnea isolate SZY01 chromosome 3, ASM2296580v1, whole genome shotgun sequence, one DNA window encodes the following:
- the LOC140827396 gene encoding uncharacterized protein yields the protein MRQAHVDQPLLPGELTLAQFSSYLPPRFDSSETGEQAEEWIERIEQIFVTAPCARSAWLQLDTFQLSRNVLLWWQTTEVGLRAQGRTVDWDLFRSRFLDKYFSIVARQKKEREFEDLRHGSMSVAEYKSRYSALLKYMPHVATNVHAKMRHFSRRLKLELFDLVQSNNPVSFEDVVTRAEMAELVMQEYGAHGRLS from the coding sequence ATGAGACAGGCACATGTAGATCAGCCTTTATTGCCTGGTGAGTTGACTTTGGCACAGTTCAGCAGTTATCTTCCGCCGAGATTTGATAGTTCTGAGACTGGCGAGCAAGCAGAGGAGTGGATTGAGAGGATAGAGCAGATATTTGTGACTGCTCCGTGTGCTAGGTCTGCTTGGTTACAATTGGATACATTTCAGCTTTCGAGGAATGTACTATTGTGGTGGCAGACGACTGAGGTCGGATTGAGAGCCCAAGGCCGTACTGTTGATTGGGATCTGTTTCGCTCTCGTTTTCTTGATAAGTATTTTTCTATAGTAGCCAGACAGAAGAAAGAGAGAGAATTCGAGGATTTGAGACatggtagtatgtctgttgctgAGTATAAGTCTCGGTATTCTGCATTGTTGAAATATATGCCACATGTTGCTACAAATGTTCATGCTAAGATGAGGCATTTCTCGAGAAGGTTGAAGTTAGAGTTATTTGATCTTGTGCAATCAAATAACCCGGTATCATTTGAGGATGTAGTGACGAGGGCTGAGATGGCTGAGTTGGTTATGCAGGAGTATGGGGCTCATGGACGATTATCATAG